In one Meles meles chromosome 17, mMelMel3.1 paternal haplotype, whole genome shotgun sequence genomic region, the following are encoded:
- the LOC123927434 gene encoding SLAM family member 9-like isoform X2 translates to MVCVPAAAPVAATRAGSLACRPSLSPGSSPVVISGAPGRARDSSPALPSLTVGLLWKGTGHHLHQRLRSHLRGVTCRPSVPGHTSGVCSVVTQSPGARGAAVDDSGIPVLLKRIQGTSVLFHVVRNPELPPEVELEKMSWGIVSRSNYRVMLRVFPGRDVPRWVSFQDKFEKRIHVLNTTTLRIDKLTLEDSGLYRARVSLTGGIEYDEDFHLTVYEPVPPPRIRATDLSLTPGWCNVTVECNTTGTRKDVTVSWESKGLPKELEQRPASGPAPNPWTLALNLPLSQPSRLTCVVSNQGNQKTASLDLGDVCGHDLHGPSLVVLLRDILGTIVVTLMILEAGLYLWMRRGKKKLESRKGAGSQEEPRDPDGGIHYADQTYQGSGDRRDKRRGEPHLEEENSLTVVYSEVCRPVQARP, encoded by the exons ATGGTCTGTGTCCCTGCTGCGGCCCCTGTGGCAGCTACCAGGGCAGGGAGCCTCGCCTGCAGACCCTCCCTCAGTCCGGGGAGCTCCCCTGTCGTCATATCCGGGGCTCCTGGACGTGCAAGGGACAGCAGTCCAGCATTGCCGAGCCTGACTGTGGGCCTGCTCTGGAAGGGGACAGGGCACCACCTCCATCAGCGCCTCCGCAGTCACCTGCGGGGGGTCACCTGCCGTCCCTCAGTGCCTGGACACACATCAG GTGTCTGCAGCGTTGTGACCCAGAGTCCTGGAGCCCGTGGGGCTGCAGTGgatgattctggaatccctgttcTGCTGAAGAGGATTCAAGGAACTTCTGTGCTGTTTCATGTGGTCAGAAATCCAGAATTACCTCCAGAAGTCGAGCTGGAGAAGATGTCTTGGGGCATCGTATCCAGATCAAATTACAGAGTCATGCTGCGCGTGTTTCCTGGGAGAGATGTTCCACGATGGGTCAGCTTCCAGGACAAGTTCGAGAAGAGGATCCATGTGCTCAACACAACGACCCTGAGGATTGACAAGCTGACCCTTGAGGACAGTGGGCTGTACCGGGCTCGAGTCTCTTTAACTGGAGGAATAGAGTATGATGAAGATTTCCACCTGACGGTCTACG agCCTGTGCCTCCTCCCCGGATCCGGGCCACGGATCTGTCCCTCACACCAGGCTGGTGCAACGTCACTGTGGAGTGTAACACCACGGGAACCAGAAAGGATGTGACTGTGTCCTGGGAGAGCAAGGgtctccccaaggagctggagcaGAGACCGGCCTCAGGACCAGCCCCCAACCCCTGGACCCTGGCTCTGAACCTGCCCCTGAGCCAGCCCAGCCGCCTCACCTGTGTGGTCAGCAACCAGGGGAACCAGAAAACTGCCTCCCTGGACCTTGGGGATGTTTGTGGCCATG ATCTACATGGACCATCTCTTGTTGTTCTCCTGCGTGACATCCTGGGGACTATTGTGGTCACACTGATGATCCTTGAAGCTGGACTGTACCTTTGGATGAGACGTGGGAAGAAGAAATTGGAGTCTAGGAAAG GGGCAGGATCGCAGGAGGAGCCCAGGGACCCAGATGGTGGCATCCACTATGCAGATCAGACCTATCAGGGGTCTGGAGACCGCAGGGACAAG CGTAGGGGAGAACCACATCTAGAAGAGGAGAACTCTCTCACTGTTGTGTACAGCGAGGTCTGCAGGCCAGTCCAGGCCAGGCCATGA
- the LOC123927434 gene encoding SLAM family member 9-like isoform X1: MVCVPAAAPVAATRAGSLACRPSLSPGSSPVVISGAPGRARDSSPALPSLTVGLLWKGTGHHLHQRLRSHLRGVTCRPSVPGHTSGVCSVVTQSPGARGAAVDDSGIPVLLKRIQGTSVLFHVVRNPELPPEVELEKMSWGIVSRSNYRVMLRVFPGRDVPRWVSFQDKFEKRIHVLNTTTLRIDKLTLEDSGLYRARVSLTGGIEYDEDFHLTVYEPVPPPRIRATDLSLTPGWCNVTVECNTTGTRKDVTVSWESKGLPKELEQRPASGPAPNPWTLALNLPLSQPSRLTCVVSNQGNQKTASLDLGDVCGHDLHGPSLVVLLRDILGTIVVTLMILEAGLYLWMRRGKKKLESRKGAGSQEEPRDPDGGIHYADQTYQGSGDRRDKGRTTSRRGELSHCCVQRGLQASPGQAMRKM, translated from the exons ATGGTCTGTGTCCCTGCTGCGGCCCCTGTGGCAGCTACCAGGGCAGGGAGCCTCGCCTGCAGACCCTCCCTCAGTCCGGGGAGCTCCCCTGTCGTCATATCCGGGGCTCCTGGACGTGCAAGGGACAGCAGTCCAGCATTGCCGAGCCTGACTGTGGGCCTGCTCTGGAAGGGGACAGGGCACCACCTCCATCAGCGCCTCCGCAGTCACCTGCGGGGGGTCACCTGCCGTCCCTCAGTGCCTGGACACACATCAG GTGTCTGCAGCGTTGTGACCCAGAGTCCTGGAGCCCGTGGGGCTGCAGTGgatgattctggaatccctgttcTGCTGAAGAGGATTCAAGGAACTTCTGTGCTGTTTCATGTGGTCAGAAATCCAGAATTACCTCCAGAAGTCGAGCTGGAGAAGATGTCTTGGGGCATCGTATCCAGATCAAATTACAGAGTCATGCTGCGCGTGTTTCCTGGGAGAGATGTTCCACGATGGGTCAGCTTCCAGGACAAGTTCGAGAAGAGGATCCATGTGCTCAACACAACGACCCTGAGGATTGACAAGCTGACCCTTGAGGACAGTGGGCTGTACCGGGCTCGAGTCTCTTTAACTGGAGGAATAGAGTATGATGAAGATTTCCACCTGACGGTCTACG agCCTGTGCCTCCTCCCCGGATCCGGGCCACGGATCTGTCCCTCACACCAGGCTGGTGCAACGTCACTGTGGAGTGTAACACCACGGGAACCAGAAAGGATGTGACTGTGTCCTGGGAGAGCAAGGgtctccccaaggagctggagcaGAGACCGGCCTCAGGACCAGCCCCCAACCCCTGGACCCTGGCTCTGAACCTGCCCCTGAGCCAGCCCAGCCGCCTCACCTGTGTGGTCAGCAACCAGGGGAACCAGAAAACTGCCTCCCTGGACCTTGGGGATGTTTGTGGCCATG ATCTACATGGACCATCTCTTGTTGTTCTCCTGCGTGACATCCTGGGGACTATTGTGGTCACACTGATGATCCTTGAAGCTGGACTGTACCTTTGGATGAGACGTGGGAAGAAGAAATTGGAGTCTAGGAAAG GGGCAGGATCGCAGGAGGAGCCCAGGGACCCAGATGGTGGCATCCACTATGCAGATCAGACCTATCAGGGGTCTGGAGACCGCAGGGACAAG GGGAGAACCACATCTAGAAGAGGAGAACTCTCTCACTGTTGTGTACAGCGAGGTCTGCAGGCCAGTCCAGGCCAGGCCATGAGGAAGATGTAA
- the LOC123927434 gene encoding SLAM family member 9-like isoform X3 encodes MGACSEDPHLCGASWLLRFTSLLLSVCSVVTQSPGARGAAVDDSGIPVLLKRIQGTSVLFHVVRNPELPPEVELEKMSWGIVSRSNYRVMLRVFPGRDVPRWVSFQDKFEKRIHVLNTTTLRIDKLTLEDSGLYRARVSLTGGIEYDEDFHLTVYEPVPPPRIRATDLSLTPGWCNVTVECNTTGTRKDVTVSWESKGLPKELEQRPASGPAPNPWTLALNLPLSQPSRLTCVVSNQGNQKTASLDLGDVCGHDLHGPSLVVLLRDILGTIVVTLMILEAGLYLWMRRGKKKLESRKGAGSQEEPRDPDGGIHYADQTYQGSGDRRDKGRTTSRRGELSHCCVQRGLQASPGQAMRKM; translated from the exons ATGGGCGCCTGCTCAGAAGACCCTCACCTGTGCGGGGCCTCCTGGCTCCTGCGATTCACCAGCCTCCTCCTCA GTGTCTGCAGCGTTGTGACCCAGAGTCCTGGAGCCCGTGGGGCTGCAGTGgatgattctggaatccctgttcTGCTGAAGAGGATTCAAGGAACTTCTGTGCTGTTTCATGTGGTCAGAAATCCAGAATTACCTCCAGAAGTCGAGCTGGAGAAGATGTCTTGGGGCATCGTATCCAGATCAAATTACAGAGTCATGCTGCGCGTGTTTCCTGGGAGAGATGTTCCACGATGGGTCAGCTTCCAGGACAAGTTCGAGAAGAGGATCCATGTGCTCAACACAACGACCCTGAGGATTGACAAGCTGACCCTTGAGGACAGTGGGCTGTACCGGGCTCGAGTCTCTTTAACTGGAGGAATAGAGTATGATGAAGATTTCCACCTGACGGTCTACG agCCTGTGCCTCCTCCCCGGATCCGGGCCACGGATCTGTCCCTCACACCAGGCTGGTGCAACGTCACTGTGGAGTGTAACACCACGGGAACCAGAAAGGATGTGACTGTGTCCTGGGAGAGCAAGGgtctccccaaggagctggagcaGAGACCGGCCTCAGGACCAGCCCCCAACCCCTGGACCCTGGCTCTGAACCTGCCCCTGAGCCAGCCCAGCCGCCTCACCTGTGTGGTCAGCAACCAGGGGAACCAGAAAACTGCCTCCCTGGACCTTGGGGATGTTTGTGGCCATG ATCTACATGGACCATCTCTTGTTGTTCTCCTGCGTGACATCCTGGGGACTATTGTGGTCACACTGATGATCCTTGAAGCTGGACTGTACCTTTGGATGAGACGTGGGAAGAAGAAATTGGAGTCTAGGAAAG GGGCAGGATCGCAGGAGGAGCCCAGGGACCCAGATGGTGGCATCCACTATGCAGATCAGACCTATCAGGGGTCTGGAGACCGCAGGGACAAG GGGAGAACCACATCTAGAAGAGGAGAACTCTCTCACTGTTGTGTACAGCGAGGTCTGCAGGCCAGTCCAGGCCAGGCCATGAGGAAGATGTAA